The nucleotide sequence TTGAAGTTAGAGATGCTTACACCAAAGGACTTGGATGTGATAGAGAGTTTATAATGGTGAACCCCATGTTACTGGACCCCACATTCGAAATGAGTGATGACGTAAAACTAATTTTAGGAAGTATTAAGGAACTGTTGGATTCTAAGTGGGACACAAAGAAGTTTAGGAGTGTTTTAGAGGGAAATAAAGAACTCACTGAGCAGTTGTGGAAGGACATAATAAAACTGGAGATTCTACCATATATTTCCAATTCACCATTGAGAGATGCTGTAATAATAAATGAGTTAATTGGTAGTAAACTTCTGCCAGGTATAATAGCTAGTAGTGTAGTTGCCTCTAGGGGAATAAAGAGTAAGGATATACTGGATAAGCTCTTCTCAGGTGAAGTTAAGATAGCGGTCTCTGACTCCAACTATGTCCCAGGTGCAGATCAAGCAGATCTAATCCTCATTGATAACACAATAGTAAAGAGGAAAGATGCGGAATTGAAAAGTTTCAACTCTCTAGATAATTCGATGAAAATAAATGAAGTTAAGCATAATGCTGGCGAAAATGTACAAGTTAACAACGCTGAAATATCTATACTTTTTGCATCGCAGATGTTAGGACATGGACAGGAAGTGTTAAACATGGCTGTAAAGTATAGCAAAGAGAGGATAGCTTTCGGTAAGCCCATTGGTTCTTATCAAGCTATTAAACACAGAGTTGTAAATGACGCTGTTGATGTGGAGCTGGTTCGGTCTATAATATTGGAAGCATCTGATAACATTAAGTATGTATGGTTAGCGAAGGAGTTAGCTAATAAAAAGATACCAAAAGTGATTTTAAGCGGTATTCAAGTACATGGTGGGATTGGCTTCACTGACGATATGGACATACACTTACACCTAAAGAGGAGCCTTACCCTTAGCAAAATTTATAACGGAAAAGTGGACATTTCAGAGTTTCTGCAATCTTTATAATCTCCCGGTTTAAATTATTATAAGAGGTTAAAACAATGCTACAAGAAGTATATTTGGTAGATTTCGCTAGAACTCCTTTCACAAGGTTTACTAGAAAGGAACCACAAAAAGATCCTTTTTATAATTTGAGACCAGAGGAGTTAGCAGGCATAGTTATAAACAGGTTAATAGAAAAGAACGGGATAAACCCTAGAGAAATAGAGGAGATAGTTACAGGATGTGCTCTGCAAGTAGGTGAACAGTGGAGCTTCGGAGGAAGACATGAAGTATTTGCGTCCAGATTACCTTATACCATACCATCAATGGCAGTGGATAGACAGTGTGCTTCCTCAATAACAACTGTTGCAATAGGAGCAATGGAAGTAGCTACGGGTATGGCAGACATCGTATTAGCGGGAGGAGTAGAGAAAATGTCAAAAACTCCCATGTTTGACAACCCACACATAGAGCCTAACATGGCTTTTCTAACTGACCCAAAATACGCTGAGTATGACCTCACAACTGGTTATGTTATGGGTTTAACAGCAGAGAGACTGGCTGAGGAGGCAAAGATATCCAGGGAAGAGATGGACAGATGGTCACTAAGAAGTCATCAGATGGCTACTAAAGCCATTCAAGAGGGCTATTTCAAAGACGAGATAATACCCTTCGAAACTGAAGTGGAAGGAAAGAAAATTACGCTGACTACTGATCAGTCTGTGAGACCAGACACAAGTTTAGAGAAGTTATCTCAATTACCTCCAGCATTTAGACCAAATGGTACAATTACAGCAGGCAATTCAGCTCCTCTGAACTCCGGTTCAGCATATGTACTACTCATGTCTAAGAACGCATTAAAGAGGTATGGATTAACACCAATGGCTAAAATCAGGAGTTTCGGATTTGCAGGAGTTCCTCCAGCGGTAATGGGCAAAGGTCCAGTCCCCTCCTCTAAAAAGGCTTTAGAAAAGGCTAACTTGAATGTAAAGGACATCTCGTTGTGGGAAATAAATGAAGCTTTCGCTGTAGTAGTACTAAACGCTATCAAGGAATTGGGATTAGATGAGAGCACAGTTAATAAGAGAGGTGGAGCTATAGCCATAGGTCACCCATTAGGTGCAACAGGAGCTAGAATAGTTGGGACATTAGCTAGGCAACTATTGATTGAAGGAAAGGACTACGGTGTTGCTACGCTCTGTGTAGGAGGAGGACAGGGAGGAGCAATTGTAGTGGAAAGAGTATAAAAAGAAGTTTTTCTATTTTTCCTCACTATTTTATGGCTTTATAAGAATTTTACCATGTCTTTTTCTGTCCTTCAACATATCTAAAGCCTTATCAAAATCCTCTATTGATACCTCACCACCTATAACTGGCGTAATCTTATTTTGCCTAACCATCTCCAATGTGTCCACTATGTCCTTCTTTGTAGCCCCGGCATGTCCAATTAACTCAACATTCTTTAGGACTAAGTAACCTAGCCTTAGACTGAAATTGACAGAGGGATCAATATTCCCTACTTGTACTATCTTACCACCTATTTTCAGTGACCTCATACTCTCATCAAGAGTAGGACCTCCTACATTGTCCACTACTATTGAAGGTTCTCCAAATCCCTTTCTAACCTCTTCAGCAAACTTGTTCCCAACTACCACGTAATCTGAAAATTTTCCAACGATCTTAGCCTTACTCTCTTCACTTGTTACTCCTACTACTTTTGCTCCTAAAGCTTTAGCAACCTGAAGGGCATGAATACCAACACCACCTCCTGCACCAGTCACTAAAACTATATCCCCCTGCTTTACATTAGCTCTCTTAAGCCCTCTGTAAATCATTGCAGCAACACAGGGAACTACTACAGCCCCTTCATCTGAAACTCCAGGAGGGACTTTAACAAGAGAGTTTGCTTTCACAAGTATTCTCTCTGCGAAAAATCCGTCAAGCTCCTGTGCATAGAGTTGTCTGTTGTTACAATATATCTCTTCTCCCATCTTACAGTTGTCACAAGTCCAATCTGGAACGTAAAGTAGTGAGGTCACAATATCACCCTTTTTGAATCCCTCAACACCTTCTCCAACTTCCTCAATTTCTCCTACCATCTCATGCCCCAATATAAGAGGGTATTTTGAGCGGGGATAAAATCCTTGGATCTGAAGAAGGTCTCTATAACATAGTGCTGCTTTCCTTAACTTTACCACAACTTCTGATTTACCTGCCTTTGGCTCTTGCACGTTTTTATCTATTTTATAACCTTGTTTAAAACCTGGAAGAATTACAGCTTTCATAGTTCAATTAAATATAAACAAACAAAAATAATTAAAATTTTGTATTCAAAAACTGTTGTAGAATACTCGTCTCAGTGTTGCCCCTATTAGACCAATTGCGTCCATACCCTGAGGTATTAAGGGGAAGAAGGAGACGAAGCCATGGATTACGTTATTAAACCTGACACTAGTGACAGGTATGCCTGCCATTAATAGTTTATTAGCGTAAGCCTCTCCTTGATCTCTAAGAGGATCATACTCAGCAGTTATTATCAAAGCTGGAGGTAGTCCAGTGAGATCCTGATTCAGTATTGGTGAAAATTTAATGTCGAGTAAGTCCATGTAAGATCTTAGGTACTGAGAGCCGAACCACTCAATTTGTTCCCTTGTAAGGAAGTACCCATCATAGTACTCTACCATTGACCTTGATGTGTAGTCTGCACCAGTAGCTGGGTAGATTAACACCTGATGTTTCAGGTTAATTTTACCTTTAGTCAGAATTGATACTACAGCAGATAAGTTTCCTCCAGCACTGTCTCCGCCGACTGCGACACCTTGCTTACCCTCTAGGCTTTCCGCATTTTCATAGATCCACTTTGTGGCATCCACAGAGTCGACAACAGCAGATGGGAATTTATTCTCAGGTGCTAGTCTGTAATCTATAGACGCTACAACGCAGTTACACGCGTTGGTTATTGCCCTACAAACTGGGTCATATGATTCAATATCTCCTATAACAAATCCTCCACCATGAAGATACACTAGTATTCCATAAGGTCCCTTTGTCTTGGGATAATAGACCCTGGCTGGAATCATGGTCTCTGTCCCAGGTATCTTTATGTCCTCAATATTTCCCACATCCATCTTTGGAGCTGCAGAGGATATTTGGCGGAATACCTTTCTCACTTCATCTACAGGTACCTTACCTATTGGTATTACAAAACCAGACTCTAAAAGTTTCTTTATGGTTGGATCTAAAGGCATAATCTATTTATACATTAGAAATAAATAAACCTTCCTTTAGTTTATTTCGTTTCATAGTAAACTTTTGGCATTTCTCTATTCCATAGTCTCCACTTCTCTTGCCCAACCAATAGTTCTCCTGACAGCTTCCTTCCACCCCTTATACAATCTCTCCCTTCTATCCTCCTGTAATGAAGGAATGAACTCCCTATCTACTGCCCATTTACTCTTTAACTCTTCTAGGGAACTCCAATAGTCCACTGCTAAACCTGCAAGCATAGATGCACCCATTGATGTAGTCTCTATCACTCTAGGTCTAACAATCCTTATTCCCAATATGTCAGCCTGAAATTGCATTAACAAGTTATTTTTCGACACACCGCCATCTACCTTTAGGACATTTACAAATTCTTTTCCAACGTCTTTCTTAATTACCTCTATCACATCCCTAACCTGATATGCGATCGATTCCAAGACAGCCCTGGCTATATGTCCCCTACTTGTCCCTCTTGAAATTCCTATGATCAGACCCCTAGCATATGGATCCCAGTAGGGAGAACCTAAACCAGAAAATGCAGGGACAAAGTAAACTCCTCCGTTATCAACAACACTTGACGCAAGACTCTCGATTTCATCGGAACTACTTACTAAACCTAGTCCGTCCCTAACCCACTGAACTGCTGCACCGGTTGTGAATATGCTCCCTTCTAGTGCGTACTTTACGTCTTTACCGATTTTCCACGCAATGGTGGTAAGTAGGTCTTTTGAATCATATATCTCCTCTCCAGAGTTCATTAATATGAAACTCCCAGTACCATAAGTACATTTCACATCTCCTTTACTGAATCCCAGTTGACCAAATAATGCAGCCTGTTGATCTCCAGCATCTCCGCTGATCGGTATATTTCCAACGGGCTCAGCGTATCCATACACTTCACTGGAGGACCTAACTTCAGGCAGTATTGCCTCTGGAATTTCTAGAATTTCTAGAATGTCCCTATCCCACTCCAACTTTTTTATATTAAACAGCATTGTCCTAGATGCGTTAGAGTAGTCTGTAACATGGACTTTACCATTAGTGAGTTTCCAAATTAGATATGTGTCTACTGTGCCAAACTTTATTTCGCCCCTCTCTGCTTTTTCTCTTACACCTGGGACGTTATCAAGAATCCACTTAATCTTTGAAGCGCTAAAATAAGGGTCAGGGATTAAACCGGTCTTGCTCTTAAACAGGTTAAGGTAGTTTGATTTTAACCAGTCTGTTATATCCGAAGTCCTCCTATCCTGCCACACCACAGCATTGTAAACTGGTCTTCCACTCCTACTGTCCCACATTATGGTGGTCTCTCTCTGATTTGCTATACCAATAGCAGAAACCTGGCTAATCTCGATCTTGGCTTTCTCTACAGCTTTCTTTATCATACTTACCTGCTTTTCAAATATTTCCTCAGGATTTTGCTCCACATAACCTGGTCTTGGGAAATACTGTGTCAGTTCAGTCTGTGCTATGCTTATGACGTTTAGGTCTTCATCGAAAACTAGAGCCCTTGCACTTGTAGTCCCCTCATCCACTGCCAATATGTATTTGGACACATTAACTATTTTAAGAAACTTGGTATATAATTTTTATTTAATGATAACGTTTAAAACCAAAGAGTTTTATATCATTTCTTATACTATACTTTAATGAAGCAAAACAGTTCAGTTATAGTAATTGGGGGAGGCGCCACTGGGTTATTCACAGCTTTAGATCTAAGTTTGAGGGGAATAAACGTTACTTTAGTAGAAAGAGGGGATATTGCGTCAGGGACATCGGGAAAATTCCATGGTTTACTACATAGCGGAGCTAGATATGCGGTCAACGACCCTGAATCTGCCAAAGAGTGTAAACAGGAAAACGAAGTCCTGTCTAAGATAGCACCTGAGTTTGTAAGAGATACCGGAGGAGTTTTCGTGGGGATAACTGAGGACGATGTAAACTACTCACAGAGGTTTTTATCAGCCCTCAACAGTCTTGGAATCACTAATAAAGTAATGGATGTTGAAGAACTCATCAGAAGAGAACCCTTCATAAATAAGAAGTCAAAAATAGCCATCTGGGTTCCAGATAAGGTGGTCTATGGTTATGATCTACTGGCAACAGTGGCGTTAACAGCGTCTCTCAATGGTGCGAAAATTTTAACTTACAATGAAGTGAAGAGGGTCTTGAGAGAGGGTAACTCTGTCAGGAGAGTAGAGGTTAAGGACAACATTTCTGGTGAGACTAAAATCTTGAATGGAGATATTATAGTAAACACTGCAGGACCCTGGGCTTTTAGAGTAATTGAAATGGCTGGATTAGGAGAAATCCCTTTACTCCCCACAGCTGGAATAATGGTAGTCATGAAGGAAAAATTGAACAGTATGGTGATAAATAGGCTTAGACCCCCTTCAGACGGAGACATTATTGTACCTTATGGAGATTCATCCATAATTGGAACCACAGCAACCATTATTCCTGACCCTGACAATTTTGAAATATCTGATGAAGACATAAACATGTTAATTGAGGAAGGGGCATACATGATTCCCAGGTTGAAGGAGGTAAAACCTGAAAGGGCATACGCGTCTGTTAGACCTCTGATTAAAAATGCAGAAGATGGGAGAGGGGCAACAAGGGATTTCATGATCATTGACCATGAAAAAGTGGATAGCTTAGACGGTTTGATCTCAGTCATCGGAGGTAAGTTTACCACTTCTAGACTAGCCGGTGAGAAAGTAAGTGATATGGTATCTGAAAAGCTAGGAATAAGGGAGAAAAGCAAGACAGCCACTATCAAACTCATGTCTGAACTAGATGAGAAACTCTTAGAAAAGAAGAGAGTACCTAAAGTATTGGTGAAGATGATACGTGAAAGGAAGGGGTCTCTTGACGAGGATAGGTACTCCACAGCAATGTATATCCTTTTGTCATTACTGGCGAGGGGGGAATAATTATGGAGATGAGTGGGAAGTTTCTTGTAGAAAAATCGGAGGAAAAGGTCAAGGAGTTATTGACAGACCCAAAAATGTTCTCCCAGTGCTTACCTGGAATTCAGAATTACGAGATATCTGGCGAATCATTTAAGGCTGTCTTCAAAATCGATGTAAGTGAGATGAGAATCCCACATATTACAACACTTACAGCATCCATTAACGCTACAATTACCACCGAGAGTAACAATCAGATACATATAAAAGGTAATGGTAGGTCTGCAGGAGTTAGTATAAAGATGGATATAGTTTTGGATTTAGGGTCTGAAGAAGGTAAAACTGCAGTAAAGTGGACAGCTATCTTAGATATGGGTATGTTAACTAAGCTACTGGGCGAGTCCAATATAAGACAGATTGCAGAGTCTAATGTGAAAAGTATAATCTCCTGTCTTTCAAGAGTTTAAGTAAAAAAGGAGAAGAAAAGGAATTTTCGTTTTAAAACCTACACCGTCCAGCGAGAAAAACGAGGGAAAAATCAGACTACATTGAAGACATAGGTTAAATATCCTTCAGGCTCCCTTCTTACTACTTCCAGTTTTACCTTAGATCCGACTTTCACATTATTTCCCTTTATCCAGCCCAAAACATTTACGCCATTACTAATCCTTACAATTCCCACAACGTAGTCACTGTAATGGGAAAAGGATGTGGGTTTAACATTAACCACAGTAAATGCTATAACTTCACCTTCCTTAGGCATCTCGATCCATTCGAGATTTGATACTCTGCATTTTGGACAGTCATCTTGCGGAGGGAAATATATGGTACCACACTTTTGACACTTTGTAGCAAGTAATTTCCCTTCCTTTAATCCTTCAAAGAATTTGGATACCTTCTTCACGGGAAACTGATAGCGTAAAGTAATTTCCCTTACTCCAACCCAAATTGGATTACCAGTCTTCTGGTCATTTACAACAGGTAAACCTGTAGATTTAATCACATTGTCCAAGTTCTTGACATATGCTGAAATTTCTTTTTGGATCTTATCTCTGGTTTCGCTCACACTCAACTTGAAGGCCTCCTGGTTGAGTATATTGTTATGTATGCGTAGTGTCCTGTTCCTCCTACGTTGTGTGTTATTCCCATCCCGTTCCTTATGTCTGCCTGTGTGCCTTTATGTGCCCTGTATAGTAGTTGTCTTGTTATTGACACTGCCATGCTTACTCCTGTTGCCCCTATTGGGTGTCCTTTAGCCTTTAAACCACCATCAACGTTTACTGGTATTTTTCCACCAATATATGTCTCACCATTCCTAGCCATCAAGTGTCCTTCTCCCCTCTTTGCAAACCCTAAGTCCTCATATGCCATTATCTCAGCTATTGTGAAACAGTCATGTACATCTGCAACATCAAAATACCTCCATGCATCACTGAAATCAATTTTAGCCCTCTTATAAGCCTCTTTTGCTGCCACATATGATGCCTCTATACCTGTGAAATCTGTCCTTCTGCTTAGATTAGCAGTTCCACTTGCTACTCCCTGAGATACTATCCATACTGGTGAGTCTGTTATCTTTCTGGCTACTTCCTCAGAGGCTAAAATAAGTGCAGCTGCACCATCAGTTATTGGTGAAGAATCCAGTAGTTTTAAGGGTTGGGCTACAGGTTTAGACTTCAAGTATTCTTCCATTGTTATTTCCTTCTGGAATTGAGCATAAGGATTCCTTGCACCGTAGTAATGGTTCTTCACAGCAACACTACCTAAATCCTCTTCTTTCATTCCGTATTTAGCCATATAAGCACTTGCATATAGTGCATAGTAACCTGGGAATGTTAAACCGAAGTTTTCAAATTCCCAGAAGTAGTTCCCTGCCCTTCCTATAAGTTCTATTACTTGAGGGTTAGGGGATTGACTCATCTGTTCTACTCCTACAACCAGAGCAACATCTATTTCTCCAGCTTTAATTGCTTGGTAAGCGTCTCTTATGGCAGCACTCCCTGTTGCACATGCAGCTTCAACCCTCATGGTCCCCTTGGGTGTTAAATCACAATACTCTCCGACCACTACAGCTGGTAGTTCTTCCGCACTCCACATTCCGACATTTCCGACTACAAAGTACTGAATGTCCTTCTGTTCAAGATTAGCTTCTTCTAAGGCTTGTTTTACAGCTTCCCATGCTAACTCTTGCATACTTACGTCGTTTCTTACCCCGAACTTTGAATGTCCTGTTCCAACAATTGCCACGTTTCTCATGAATCTCACTTGTTCTTCTCTGCCATTTCTCTCAGTACTTTCTTATCTATCTTGTTAGTTGAAGTTAAGGGTAATGTGTCGACAAATATGAACTTATCTGGTATCCACCACTTCTGTATCCTTCCCTGATCGGTTAAACCAAGCATAAACTGTCTTAACTCGTCTTCAGTCACTTTCTCTTTGGCAACAATAAAAGCAACTGGTCTTTCACCCCACTTCTGATCCTTAACACCGACCACAGCGACTTGTGCTACCTTTGGATGTAATGATATGGCGTCTTCCAACAGTAACGAGGGTATGAACTCGCCTCCGCTCTTTATAGCGTCTTTATCTCTATCGACGATATGTAGGTAACCATATTCATCAATATAAGCTAAGTCACCTGTGTGTAACCAACCACCTCTCCATAATTGGGCTGTCTTCTCAGGATTCTTATAATACTCTTTTGTGAGCCATGGAGATCTTACAACTATTTCACCTATCTCTCCAGGCTTCTTGTCCTTACCTGTATCAGGATCAACAACTCTAATTTGAACTAGAGGTATTGGGACTCCTGTGGATATCTGAAGTGAGAATTTCTTCTCGGCATCTAACTTCTGTGCTACATTGTTGTAGTATCCCATACTCAATACAGGGCAAGTCTCAGATAAACCGTAGCCGGTGGTCACTGTTATTCCCAACTCCCTTGCCTTCCTTGCTAAACCCTCAGGTAAAGCGGAACCACCTATAGTTATTTTCCACTTCTTAAACACGTGAGTATACTTAGGTGCATCAGGATGGGTCAAGAGTAAGTGAAGGATTGTGGGAACCATAGCTGAGTAAGTTACTCCTTCTTTTTCCATTAACTTAAGTATAAATCCGTAGTCGTATCTACCTGGTAAGACATACTTTGTACCAGCTAAAAACGTGACAAATGGAAATCCCCATTGATGAACATGGAACATAGGCACTAGGATCATATACACGTCTTCTGGTGAGAGATTAAATGGCGACCTTGTGCCGGTTAAAGCCACACTCATGGCATGCATGAACAACTTTCTGTGAGTGAACCATACTCCTTTAGGTTCTCCTGTTGTACCTGAGGTATAAAATATGGTGGACATGTCATTCTCCTTAACATCGAACTCCTCAGTAGGCTCATTACTTTCGATCAATTCCCAGAAATCTGCATTGGAGATTGGGGATTTAACTTTCTCCTTGTTATCGCTATACGTGATTACCTTCATACCAGGAGGAATGATGTTCTTCGCCTTTTCAATTAGAGGTACAAATTCGTCTCTGACAACTAAGTACTTGTCCTCTGCGTGAAGTATAGTCTTTACGATCAAATCCAATGGGTACCTTAAGTTGATCGTATGTAAAACAGCTCCACTTAATGGCACTCCGTAGTAAGTGTGGAAGTATACATCAGTGTCCCAGTCTAAAACCCCTATCCTCTCCCCCTTTTTCACTCCTAGTTTCTTTAACCCAGTAACTAATCTTTTTACAGAATTACTGAACGAAGAAAAAGTATATCTTCTTATATCTCTGTATACTATCTCTTTATCAGGAAATGTTCTAATACCTGTATCTAAAATTTTATCTAATGTTAATTCGTATTCGTAATACTCATTGCTCATGAAATAAATAAAACAAATCCAGTATAAAAAATTAGTTACATTTTTATGCCAAATAATCTTCTAGCCGTTTCCTTCAATATAACTAGTTTCTGTATATCGTTTGCCCCTTCATAGATCTTCATTATTTCAACATCTCTCAGTAGTCTCTCGACACCAGTTGAAGTGGCTACACCATATCCACCGTGTACAGTTATAGCCCTTATGGCAGCCCTCTCAGCGACCTCAGTAGCAAAATACTTAGCCATAGATGAGGCGATGATAGCCTCATTTGTCATCCCTTTGTTATAAAGGGTAGCAGCCCAATATGTAACTAACCTAGCTGCGTTTACTTCTGTTAATGTTTCTGCTATTTTCTCCTGGACCATCTGGAATCCCAGAAGTGGTGAGCCGAAAGCACTCCTTTGCACTGAGTAGTTTGTCATCTTCTCTAATGCAGCTTGTGCAACACCTAAGGCTTGTCCAGCCACACCAACTCTCGAAGCGTCAAACGTAGACATTGCGTATTTGAATCCCATGCCCTCTTCTCC is from Sulfolobus acidocaldarius DSM 639 and encodes:
- a CDS encoding acyl-CoA dehydrogenase family protein: MLLDPTFEMSDDVKLILGSIKELLDSKWDTKKFRSVLEGNKELTEQLWKDIIKLEILPYISNSPLRDAVIINELIGSKLLPGIIASSVVASRGIKSKDILDKLFSGEVKIAVSDSNYVPGADQADLILIDNTIVKRKDAELKSFNSLDNSMKINEVKHNAGENVQVNNAEISILFASQMLGHGQEVLNMAVKYSKERIAFGKPIGSYQAIKHRVVNDAVDVELVRSIILEASDNIKYVWLAKELANKKIPKVILSGIQVHGGIGFTDDMDIHLHLKRSLTLSKIYNGKVDISEFLQSL
- a CDS encoding long-chain fatty acid--CoA ligase, with the translated sequence MSNEYYEYELTLDKILDTGIRTFPDKEIVYRDIRRYTFSSFSNSVKRLVTGLKKLGVKKGERIGVLDWDTDVYFHTYYGVPLSGAVLHTINLRYPLDLIVKTILHAEDKYLVVRDEFVPLIEKAKNIIPPGMKVITYSDNKEKVKSPISNADFWELIESNEPTEEFDVKENDMSTIFYTSGTTGEPKGVWFTHRKLFMHAMSVALTGTRSPFNLSPEDVYMILVPMFHVHQWGFPFVTFLAGTKYVLPGRYDYGFILKLMEKEGVTYSAMVPTILHLLLTHPDAPKYTHVFKKWKITIGGSALPEGLARKARELGITVTTGYGLSETCPVLSMGYYNNVAQKLDAEKKFSLQISTGVPIPLVQIRVVDPDTGKDKKPGEIGEIVVRSPWLTKEYYKNPEKTAQLWRGGWLHTGDLAYIDEYGYLHIVDRDKDAIKSGGEFIPSLLLEDAISLHPKVAQVAVVGVKDQKWGERPVAFIVAKEKVTEDELRQFMLGLTDQGRIQKWWIPDKFIFVDTLPLTSTNKIDKKVLREMAEKNK
- a CDS encoding SRPBCC domain-containing protein → MEMSGKFLVEKSEEKVKELLTDPKMFSQCLPGIQNYEISGESFKAVFKIDVSEMRIPHITTLTASINATITTESNNQIHIKGNGRSAGVSIKMDIVLDLGSEEGKTAVKWTAILDMGMLTKLLGESNIRQIAESNVKSIISCLSRV
- the glpK gene encoding glycerol kinase GlpK; amino-acid sequence: MSKYILAVDEGTTSARALVFDEDLNVISIAQTELTQYFPRPGYVEQNPEEIFEKQVSMIKKAVEKAKIEISQVSAIGIANQRETTIMWDSRSGRPVYNAVVWQDRRTSDITDWLKSNYLNLFKSKTGLIPDPYFSASKIKWILDNVPGVREKAERGEIKFGTVDTYLIWKLTNGKVHVTDYSNASRTMLFNIKKLEWDRDILEILEIPEAILPEVRSSSEVYGYAEPVGNIPISGDAGDQQAALFGQLGFSKGDVKCTYGTGSFILMNSGEEIYDSKDLLTTIAWKIGKDVKYALEGSIFTTGAAVQWVRDGLGLVSSSDEIESLASSVVDNGGVYFVPAFSGLGSPYWDPYARGLIIGISRGTSRGHIARAVLESIAYQVRDVIEVIKKDVGKEFVNVLKVDGGVSKNNLLMQFQADILGIRIVRPRVIETTSMGASMLAGLAVDYWSSLEELKSKWAVDREFIPSLQEDRRERLYKGWKEAVRRTIGWAREVETME
- a CDS encoding Zn-ribbon domain-containing OB-fold protein — its product is MSVSETRDKIQKEISAYVKNLDNVIKSTGLPVVNDQKTGNPIWVGVREITLRYQFPVKKVSKFFEGLKEGKLLATKCQKCGTIYFPPQDDCPKCRVSNLEWIEMPKEGEVIAFTVVNVKPTSFSHYSDYVVGIVRISNGVNVLGWIKGNNVKVGSKVKLEVVRREPEGYLTYVFNVV
- a CDS encoding acetyl-CoA C-acetyltransferase, with the protein product MLQEVYLVDFARTPFTRFTRKEPQKDPFYNLRPEELAGIVINRLIEKNGINPREIEEIVTGCALQVGEQWSFGGRHEVFASRLPYTIPSMAVDRQCASSITTVAIGAMEVATGMADIVLAGGVEKMSKTPMFDNPHIEPNMAFLTDPKYAEYDLTTGYVMGLTAERLAEEAKISREEMDRWSLRSHQMATKAIQEGYFKDEIIPFETEVEGKKITLTTDQSVRPDTSLEKLSQLPPAFRPNGTITAGNSAPLNSGSAYVLLMSKNALKRYGLTPMAKIRSFGFAGVPPAVMGKGPVPSSKKALEKANLNVKDISLWEINEAFAVVVLNAIKELGLDESTVNKRGGAIAIGHPLGATGARIVGTLARQLLIEGKDYGVATLCVGGGQGGAIVVERV
- a CDS encoding FAD-dependent oxidoreductase — encoded protein: MKQNSSVIVIGGGATGLFTALDLSLRGINVTLVERGDIASGTSGKFHGLLHSGARYAVNDPESAKECKQENEVLSKIAPEFVRDTGGVFVGITEDDVNYSQRFLSALNSLGITNKVMDVEELIRREPFINKKSKIAIWVPDKVVYGYDLLATVALTASLNGAKILTYNEVKRVLREGNSVRRVEVKDNISGETKILNGDIIVNTAGPWAFRVIEMAGLGEIPLLPTAGIMVVMKEKLNSMVINRLRPPSDGDIIVPYGDSSIIGTTATIIPDPDNFEISDEDINMLIEEGAYMIPRLKEVKPERAYASVRPLIKNAEDGRGATRDFMIIDHEKVDSLDGLISVIGGKFTTSRLAGEKVSDMVSEKLGIREKSKTATIKLMSELDEKLLEKKRVPKVLVKMIRERKGSLDEDRYSTAMYILLSLLARGE
- a CDS encoding acryloyl-coenzyme A reductase produces the protein MKAVILPGFKQGYKIDKNVQEPKAGKSEVVVKLRKAALCYRDLLQIQGFYPRSKYPLILGHEMVGEIEEVGEGVEGFKKGDIVTSLLYVPDWTCDNCKMGEEIYCNNRQLYAQELDGFFAERILVKANSLVKVPPGVSDEGAVVVPCVAAMIYRGLKRANVKQGDIVLVTGAGGGVGIHALQVAKALGAKVVGVTSEESKAKIVGKFSDYVVVGNKFAEEVRKGFGEPSIVVDNVGGPTLDESMRSLKIGGKIVQVGNIDPSVNFSLRLGYLVLKNVELIGHAGATKKDIVDTLEMVRQNKITPVIGGEVSIEDFDKALDMLKDRKRHGKILIKP
- a CDS encoding alpha/beta hydrolase; protein product: MPLDPTIKKLLESGFVIPIGKVPVDEVRKVFRQISSAAPKMDVGNIEDIKIPGTETMIPARVYYPKTKGPYGILVYLHGGGFVIGDIESYDPVCRAITNACNCVVASIDYRLAPENKFPSAVVDSVDATKWIYENAESLEGKQGVAVGGDSAGGNLSAVVSILTKGKINLKHQVLIYPATGADYTSRSMVEYYDGYFLTREQIEWFGSQYLRSYMDLLDIKFSPILNQDLTGLPPALIITAEYDPLRDQGEAYANKLLMAGIPVTSVRFNNVIHGFVSFFPLIPQGMDAIGLIGATLRRVFYNSF
- a CDS encoding thiolase domain-containing protein, whose translation is MRNVAIVGTGHSKFGVRNDVSMQELAWEAVKQALEEANLEQKDIQYFVVGNVGMWSAEELPAVVVGEYCDLTPKGTMRVEAACATGSAAIRDAYQAIKAGEIDVALVVGVEQMSQSPNPQVIELIGRAGNYFWEFENFGLTFPGYYALYASAYMAKYGMKEEDLGSVAVKNHYYGARNPYAQFQKEITMEEYLKSKPVAQPLKLLDSSPITDGAAALILASEEVARKITDSPVWIVSQGVASGTANLSRRTDFTGIEASYVAAKEAYKRAKIDFSDAWRYFDVADVHDCFTIAEIMAYEDLGFAKRGEGHLMARNGETYIGGKIPVNVDGGLKAKGHPIGATGVSMAVSITRQLLYRAHKGTQADIRNGMGITHNVGGTGHYAYITIYSTRRPSS